The following coding sequences are from one Parabacteroides pacaensis window:
- a CDS encoding sigma-54-dependent transcriptional regulator, translating into MPLILIVEDDVTFSLMLTTWLKKKGFTVDTVTSVGEARRRIQQNPYNIILSDLRLPDNDGIVLLKWLKENQPAVPLIMMTSYAEIQTAVQSIKLGASDYIAKPLNPEELLNKIQELIKDTGTASTPAEQPRTGTVVSSPAYIEGKSREARQVYDYVHLVAPTDMSVLINGASGTGKEYVARRIHEESPRKNAPFVAVDCGAIPKDLAASEFFGHIKGSFTGAINDKTGAFVAANGGTIFLDEIGNLSYEIQVQLLRALQERKIKPIGSNQEIPINVRLISATNENLRHAIEKGDFREDLYHRINEFTIRIPDLKERKEDLLIFANHFLDQANSELHKSVVGFDNETIRIFLSYSWPGNLRQMKNVIKYATLLATDKFITRNELPGELIETPAVAPTKLKTLKDEEHERELIQAALQQAGGNKSKAAILLGIDRKTLYNKLKIYKLE; encoded by the coding sequence ATGCCGTTAATTCTGATTGTTGAAGATGATGTTACATTCTCCCTGATGCTTACCACTTGGCTAAAAAAGAAAGGCTTTACCGTAGATACGGTGACATCGGTAGGAGAGGCGAGACGTCGTATCCAGCAAAACCCTTATAATATTATTTTATCTGATCTGCGCTTACCTGATAACGATGGCATTGTTTTACTGAAATGGCTGAAAGAAAATCAACCGGCTGTGCCTCTTATCATGATGACCAGTTATGCTGAAATCCAGACTGCCGTACAATCTATCAAACTAGGTGCTTCCGATTATATTGCCAAACCTCTCAATCCGGAAGAACTGTTGAACAAAATACAAGAATTAATAAAAGATACAGGCACAGCTTCTACCCCGGCAGAGCAACCGAGAACCGGAACAGTGGTCTCTTCGCCTGCCTATATCGAAGGCAAAAGCCGGGAAGCCCGTCAGGTATATGATTATGTACATTTGGTAGCACCTACCGATATGTCCGTATTAATAAACGGAGCCAGTGGAACAGGAAAAGAATATGTAGCACGCCGTATCCATGAAGAAAGTCCACGGAAAAATGCTCCGTTCGTTGCAGTGGACTGCGGAGCTATTCCGAAAGATTTGGCAGCTTCCGAGTTTTTCGGTCATATCAAAGGCTCTTTTACCGGAGCGATAAACGATAAAACCGGTGCTTTTGTAGCAGCTAACGGTGGAACTATTTTCCTGGACGAGATAGGAAATCTTTCGTATGAGATTCAAGTACAGTTATTACGTGCCTTACAGGAACGGAAAATTAAACCGATAGGAAGTAATCAGGAAATACCTATTAACGTACGCCTTATTTCTGCAACAAACGAAAATTTACGCCATGCTATTGAAAAAGGGGATTTTCGTGAGGACTTATATCACCGGATCAATGAGTTTACTATTCGCATTCCGGATTTGAAAGAACGCAAAGAAGACTTACTTATTTTTGCCAATCATTTTCTGGATCAGGCAAATAGCGAGTTGCATAAATCGGTAGTAGGATTCGATAATGAAACGATTCGGATATTCTTATCTTACTCTTGGCCGGGGAATTTGCGCCAAATGAAAAACGTAATTAAATATGCAACTTTATTAGCTACGGATAAGTTTATTACTCGGAATGAATTACCCGGTGAATTAATAGAAACACCGGCAGTAGCTCCTACTAAATTAAAAACATTAAAAGACGAAGAACACGAACGGGAGTTGATTCAAGCCGCACTGCAACAAGCCGGTGGAAATAAATCGAAAGCTGCCATATTATTAGGTATCGATAGGAAAACTCTTTACAACAAATTGAAAATATACAAATTGGAATAG
- a CDS encoding DUF4959 domain-containing protein: MKNKYIFLILCFLTGMIACSETTEKSDKEAPGQIQDVRFVPLNGGGYFMYTIPTDPDFLYVKAEYTLDSGETIYKSSSTYADTLYIEGLGQVKEYEVKLYSVDRSENLSAPVVMKVTPLYPNPDAVLETLSVVPGFSSLVVNWQNELLQKVDIYIDIKVDGKEALKVYSSNLQTDRFMIENLEGKPHTVTAYVKDSYGNMSKTKDCGSVTPYVDGKISKDQWSFLRNERLYGNKWDYTSNKDPLLQKPYPEYQGTFRDDSLKNAKESHFEGRIEKFWDDEIDNSEKRNLNYFHTGPQSYPFSYFIDMGRTIQASRVALWQRDTDLYAGENVIVFEIWISDDATPEDGITDWEYVGTYNIVKPSDAILAKNEAIEGHHFILYPDDPKFTKPFRYLRFKAIKRGSAGNTGCMSEITVYGIESSK, encoded by the coding sequence ATGAAAAACAAATATATCTTTTTGATTCTCTGTTTTTTAACAGGAATGATAGCTTGTAGCGAGACTACGGAAAAAAGTGATAAAGAAGCTCCGGGACAAATACAAGATGTACGTTTTGTTCCTCTGAACGGTGGGGGATATTTTATGTATACCATCCCTACAGATCCGGACTTTTTATATGTAAAAGCCGAATATACACTCGATTCCGGAGAAACTATCTATAAATCGAGCAGTACCTATGCTGATACATTGTATATAGAAGGATTAGGCCAGGTAAAGGAATACGAGGTAAAATTATATTCCGTAGACCGGAGCGAAAATTTGTCGGCCCCGGTAGTTATGAAGGTGACACCTCTCTATCCTAATCCCGATGCTGTTTTGGAAACCTTATCGGTAGTTCCGGGATTTTCTTCTTTAGTAGTGAATTGGCAGAATGAATTGTTACAGAAAGTGGATATCTACATCGATATTAAGGTAGATGGAAAAGAAGCATTGAAAGTATATTCTTCCAACTTGCAAACCGACCGTTTTATGATAGAAAATTTAGAAGGGAAGCCTCATACGGTTACTGCGTATGTAAAGGATAGTTATGGAAATATGTCGAAAACGAAAGATTGCGGTTCGGTTACTCCGTATGTAGATGGGAAAATATCCAAAGACCAATGGTCTTTTCTCCGGAATGAACGTTTATATGGGAATAAATGGGATTATACCAGTAATAAAGATCCTCTTTTACAAAAGCCTTATCCGGAATACCAGGGTACTTTCCGGGATGATAGTTTGAAAAATGCGAAAGAAAGTCATTTTGAAGGACGCATTGAAAAGTTTTGGGATGATGAAATAGACAATTCTGAAAAGAGGAATCTTAATTATTTTCATACAGGACCTCAAAGTTACCCGTTTTCTTATTTCATAGATATGGGACGAACCATTCAGGCTAGCCGTGTAGCTTTATGGCAACGGGATACGGATCTATACGCAGGAGAAAATGTCATTGTATTTGAAATATGGATCAGTGATGATGCTACGCCGGAAGATGGTATTACGGATTGGGAATATGTAGGAACTTATAATATTGTCAAACCTTCGGATGCGATATTGGCTAAGAATGAAGCAATAGAAGGCCACCATTTCATCCTTTATCCCGATGACCCTAAATTTACCAAGCCATTCAGGTATTTAAGGTTTAAAGCCATCAAGAGAGGTAGTGCAGGCAATACGGGCTGTATGTCGGAAATTACTGTTTATGGAATTGAGAGTAGTAAATAA
- a CDS encoding DUF4998 domain-containing protein — translation MRLKYLVSLGCFLFFAFGWTGCEKMDSNYQQYLNEYDYSGKISNLRCYLGYERIILAWDNPIDQKSKTILVEYDDGKQQKEYDSLVDSVSIDGLTSGSGYSFTVYTLDNVGNRSVPVSITALPVSKAFVESLDAPTCSMVQTKDGSYGIRWNNLSSILMRFAGTIKYEIKGADGFVKSGVEEVEIYDTDKEGNKVLKEVSDFTLPVEGLQKGIEYTVNFTVPVWPISGKIVTVDTIELSGEAKVKMNK, via the coding sequence ATGAGATTAAAATATTTAGTATCGTTGGGATGCTTTCTGTTTTTTGCATTTGGATGGACGGGATGTGAAAAAATGGATTCCAATTATCAACAGTATTTAAACGAATATGATTATTCGGGAAAAATCAGTAACCTGAGATGTTATCTCGGATATGAAAGAATTATATTGGCATGGGATAATCCTATCGATCAAAAATCTAAAACCATCTTAGTTGAATACGATGACGGAAAACAACAGAAAGAGTACGACTCTTTAGTAGATTCGGTATCTATAGACGGATTAACTTCCGGAAGCGGATATAGTTTTACGGTATACACGCTAGATAATGTGGGAAATCGTTCGGTTCCCGTCTCTATTACGGCTCTTCCCGTATCCAAGGCATTTGTAGAAAGTTTGGATGCTCCTACGTGCAGTATGGTTCAAACTAAGGATGGTTCGTACGGAATACGTTGGAACAACCTTTCTTCTATCTTAATGCGATTCGCCGGAACGATAAAGTATGAAATAAAAGGCGCAGATGGATTTGTAAAGTCCGGAGTAGAAGAAGTAGAGATCTACGATACGGATAAGGAAGGGAATAAAGTCCTGAAAGAAGTTTCCGACTTTACTTTGCCGGTAGAAGGATTACAAAAGGGAATAGAATACACGGTTAATTTTACAGTACCCGTTTGGCCTATTTCCGGAAAAATAGTAACAGTAGATACAATCGAACTAAGTGGGGAGGCGAAAGTAAAGATGAATAAGTAA
- a CDS encoding NADP-dependent malic enzyme — protein MAKITKEDALLYHSQGKPGKIEVIPTKPYSTQRDLSLAYSPGVAEPCLEIEKNPETAYDYTAKGNLVAVISNGTAVLGLGNIGALAGKPVMEGKGLLFKIFAGIDVFDIEVDEKDPEKFIQTVKAIAPTFGGINLEDIKAPECFEIENRLKAELDIPVMHDDQHGTAIISAAGLLNALELAGKKIEDVKVVVNGAGASASSCTRLYMMLGVRKENVVMCDSKGVITTRRPDLTESKKFFATDREITTLKEALVGADVFLGLSVANVLTQEMVRSMNVNPIVFALANPNPEISYEDALASRKDLIFATGRSDYPNQINNVLGFPYIFRGALDVHAKSINEEMKLAAVKAIAALAKEPVPDVVNAAYKLKRMSFGRDYILPKALDPRLLTRVSSAVAKAAIASGVARKEITDWEGYENHLREMMGYDNKLMRQFTDMAKANPKRVVFGEANHINMLKAAAQAKAEGVCYPIVLGNEERLERIAKEENISLEGIEIINLRHDREMERRSRYAHIFSEKKARDGVTLAEAREKMFDRNYFGMMMVATGDADAFITGIYSRYSETTKLAEQIIGIRPTYKHFGAMNIVSTKKGTFFIADTLINRHPSTEVLIDIARVTHDAVRFFAHEPIMAMVSYSNFGSDKQGSPLKVHEAISYLHEKYPDMVIDGEMQINFALDKKLRDETYPFTKLAGKDVNTLVFPNLSSANSTYKLLLEMGIGETIGPIQMGLNKPIHFTDIASTTRDIYNLTVVAVVDAIVQEQIEKENTK, from the coding sequence ATGGCAAAAATAACGAAAGAAGATGCCTTACTGTATCACTCACAAGGCAAACCGGGAAAAATAGAGGTAATCCCGACGAAACCCTATAGTACACAAAGAGATTTATCATTAGCATATTCTCCCGGAGTAGCAGAACCCTGTCTGGAAATAGAAAAGAATCCGGAAACAGCTTACGATTACACGGCAAAAGGAAACCTAGTAGCTGTTATTTCCAACGGAACCGCCGTATTAGGGCTGGGTAACATCGGTGCCCTTGCCGGCAAACCGGTCATGGAAGGAAAAGGTCTGTTATTTAAAATATTTGCGGGAATCGATGTATTCGATATCGAGGTGGACGAGAAAGACCCGGAAAAGTTTATCCAGACCGTTAAAGCGATTGCCCCCACTTTCGGAGGTATTAATTTGGAAGATATCAAAGCTCCGGAATGTTTCGAAATAGAGAATCGCTTAAAGGCAGAGTTAGATATTCCCGTGATGCACGACGACCAGCACGGAACAGCTATCATTTCGGCAGCCGGGCTGCTGAATGCTTTGGAACTGGCCGGTAAAAAGATAGAAGATGTTAAGGTAGTAGTGAACGGGGCCGGTGCTTCTGCCAGTTCTTGCACACGCCTTTATATGATGTTGGGGGTAAGGAAGGAAAACGTAGTGATGTGCGACAGCAAAGGCGTGATTACTACCCGTAGGCCTGACCTGACCGAATCTAAGAAATTTTTTGCTACCGACCGGGAAATTACTACTTTGAAAGAAGCCTTGGTTGGTGCAGACGTTTTCTTAGGCCTTTCCGTAGCCAATGTGCTTACACAGGAAATGGTGCGTAGCATGAATGTGAATCCTATCGTATTCGCATTGGCAAATCCGAATCCTGAAATTTCTTATGAGGATGCTTTGGCTTCCCGTAAGGATTTGATTTTTGCTACGGGACGTTCGGATTATCCCAACCAGATTAATAATGTATTAGGTTTCCCCTATATTTTCCGTGGTGCTTTGGATGTACATGCCAAATCTATCAACGAAGAAATGAAACTGGCTGCCGTCAAAGCGATTGCCGCTTTAGCCAAAGAACCTGTGCCTGATGTGGTAAATGCCGCATACAAGTTGAAACGCATGAGTTTTGGCCGTGATTATATCCTTCCGAAAGCTTTGGATCCCCGTTTGCTTACCCGCGTTTCTTCTGCCGTAGCGAAAGCAGCTATCGCTTCGGGAGTAGCCCGTAAAGAAATTACGGATTGGGAAGGATACGAAAACCACCTCCGTGAAATGATGGGATATGATAACAAACTAATGCGCCAGTTTACAGATATGGCGAAAGCGAATCCCAAACGGGTGGTATTCGGCGAAGCAAATCATATCAATATGCTTAAAGCAGCTGCCCAGGCGAAAGCGGAAGGAGTTTGTTATCCGATTGTATTAGGTAACGAAGAACGGTTGGAACGGATTGCCAAGGAAGAAAACATCAGTCTGGAAGGAATTGAAATTATCAACTTGCGTCACGACCGTGAAATGGAACGCCGTTCCCGGTATGCTCACATTTTCTCCGAAAAGAAAGCTCGGGATGGGGTTACGCTTGCCGAAGCCCGGGAAAAGATGTTCGACCGGAATTATTTCGGAATGATGATGGTAGCAACCGGAGATGCCGATGCTTTTATTACAGGTATCTATAGCCGTTACTCGGAAACAACGAAGCTGGCGGAACAGATTATCGGTATTCGTCCTACGTATAAGCATTTCGGTGCGATGAATATTGTGTCTACGAAAAAAGGAACTTTCTTTATTGCCGATACGTTAATTAACCGTCATCCTTCTACGGAAGTATTGATTGATATCGCGCGTGTAACTCATGACGCAGTGAGATTCTTTGCCCATGAGCCTATCATGGCTATGGTTTCTTATTCGAACTTTGGATCGGATAAGCAAGGAAGCCCGTTAAAGGTACATGAAGCAATCAGTTATTTGCATGAGAAGTATCCGGATATGGTAATCGATGGTGAGATGCAAATAAATTTTGCTCTTGATAAAAAACTGCGGGACGAGACGTATCCGTTTACCAAATTAGCAGGAAAAGATGTAAATACGCTTGTGTTTCCTAACTTGAGTTCTGCCAACAGTACGTATAAGTTATTGCTTGAAATGGGAATAGGGGAGACCATCGGCCCTATCCAGATGGGATTGAACAAGCCTATTCATTTTACCGATATAGCAAGTACTACGCGGGATATATATAACCTGACTGTAGTTGCGGTAGTAGATGCAATCGTACAAGAACAAATAGAAAAAGAAAATACGAAATAA
- a CDS encoding RagB/SusD family nutrient uptake outer membrane protein, with protein MKNTVIKIMIAFFLVGGISGCNYLDIVPDNTVEITSLFENKENAYAALSTCYSYMPNYEKFHESISLAGDEFVARLDAGVAESRTNTRAEKLMRGWQSSNDPILSFWDGNNGAKSLYQGIRVCNIFLQNIDIVPDLLPEEKLDWVAQVKVLKAFYHFFLIKLYGPIVIADTNLEPSAEVAAVRQERKPVEECFQYVLGLINSVLYDENGNPRDDLATKRESAFLGQIDKAVAKAIKAKILLYRASPLFNGNSEYYSNFKNAAGETMFPMEYDKEKWKEALDGIQEAIDAAHENGNKLYEFNGLVKFWDQTNWETSEIIPYCYNNRFSIVDPWNDELIWGYSGIDFTGQGSFAHATQMRSREEPTVPEFSWQWLGASYRMVEMFYTKNGVPIQEDVNYDYDNRLNFTTIPGDTYHKGYMQEGETTIQLHLNREPRFYAWMCVDRCIWRTHDLINDVKMRYNEIPGGRGASHTTDFYWSGIAIKKLVHPESKNAAWQRVIKYPMPIIRLADLYLMYAEAYNEYHGPDAKVYDMLNLIRKRAGLLRPIQEVWNDPAVVKHPGKHLTQNGLREIIHYERQVELCFEGHRYFDILRWKRAAEFFTTPVKGWYVNGVDPEQFFQLQTLQPREWQTPRDYLFPIPLKDMNRNPKLIQNPGW; from the coding sequence ATGAAAAATACAGTTATAAAAATAATGATAGCTTTCTTCTTGGTAGGAGGAATATCAGGTTGCAACTACTTGGATATTGTCCCAGACAATACGGTAGAAATAACCAGTTTGTTTGAAAACAAAGAAAATGCGTATGCGGCTTTATCTACGTGTTATTCTTATATGCCCAATTACGAGAAGTTTCATGAATCTATCTCATTAGCCGGAGATGAATTTGTGGCACGTTTGGATGCCGGTGTGGCAGAATCGCGGACAAATACCCGGGCAGAAAAACTAATGAGAGGCTGGCAAAGTTCCAACGACCCGATCCTTTCTTTTTGGGATGGAAATAACGGAGCAAAATCTTTATATCAAGGAATCCGGGTATGTAACATTTTCTTGCAGAACATCGATATTGTGCCGGATTTGCTTCCGGAAGAAAAGCTGGATTGGGTAGCGCAAGTAAAAGTATTAAAAGCATTCTACCATTTTTTCCTTATTAAATTATACGGACCTATTGTAATTGCCGATACGAATCTGGAGCCATCGGCTGAAGTAGCTGCCGTACGCCAGGAACGTAAACCGGTAGAGGAGTGTTTCCAATATGTCTTAGGATTGATCAATAGCGTATTGTACGACGAAAATGGCAATCCTAGAGATGACTTGGCTACAAAAAGAGAAAGTGCTTTCTTGGGACAGATAGACAAAGCCGTAGCCAAAGCCATCAAAGCAAAAATATTATTGTATAGAGCAAGTCCTTTATTTAATGGGAATTCTGAATATTATAGTAATTTCAAAAACGCGGCTGGGGAAACCATGTTTCCTATGGAATATGATAAAGAGAAATGGAAAGAAGCCTTGGACGGCATACAGGAAGCTATAGATGCAGCCCATGAAAATGGTAATAAATTGTATGAGTTTAATGGCCTGGTTAAGTTCTGGGATCAGACAAACTGGGAAACTTCCGAAATAATTCCTTACTGTTATAATAACCGTTTTTCCATCGTAGACCCGTGGAACGACGAACTGATTTGGGGCTATTCGGGAATAGATTTTACAGGACAAGGTAGTTTTGCCCATGCCACACAAATGAGAAGCCGTGAAGAACCTACGGTTCCTGAATTTAGCTGGCAATGGCTGGGAGCTTCTTACCGGATGGTGGAAATGTTTTATACTAAAAACGGAGTGCCTATCCAGGAAGATGTTAATTACGATTATGACAATCGTTTGAATTTTACCACCATTCCCGGAGATACTTATCATAAAGGTTACATGCAAGAAGGGGAAACTACTATCCAACTCCATCTTAACAGAGAACCCCGTTTTTATGCTTGGATGTGTGTAGACCGTTGTATATGGCGGACCCACGATCTGATCAATGATGTAAAAATGCGTTATAATGAAATACCCGGAGGCCGTGGGGCAAGCCATACTACAGACTTCTACTGGTCCGGTATTGCCATTAAAAAGCTGGTGCATCCGGAATCTAAAAATGCTGCTTGGCAAAGAGTTATTAAATATCCGATGCCTATTATCCGGTTGGCGGATTTATATCTTATGTATGCCGAAGCCTATAATGAGTATCACGGACCGGATGCAAAAGTGTATGACATGCTTAACCTGATCCGTAAAAGAGCCGGTTTATTACGTCCTATCCAAGAAGTATGGAATGATCCCGCCGTGGTGAAACATCCGGGAAAACATCTTACACAGAATGGGCTTCGGGAAATAATCCATTACGAAAGACAGGTGGAGCTTTGCTTTGAAGGACATCGTTATTTCGATATTTTGCGCTGGAAAAGAGCTGCCGAATTTTTTACTACGCCTGTAAAAGGATGGTATGTAAACGGTGTGGATCCGGAACAATTTTTCCAATTACAGACCTTGCAACCAAGGGAATGGCAGACTCCGAGGGATTATCTTTTCCCAATACCTTTAAAAGATATGAACCGTAATCCTAAATTAATACAAAATCCAGGTTGGTAA
- a CDS encoding hybrid sensor histidine kinase/response regulator, with translation MDILASDYAILIVDDVPTNVMLVQAILKKQGYTLYTADNGPKALDICETKLPNLVLLDIMMPGMDGYEVLKRLKDNPKTNHIPVIIMSALSDMQSIVKGYQLGAIEYVTKPFQREELLKRVAHRYELFCIKRIKNELEETIESRDKLYSVIAHDLRSPLGSLKMMNNAICMMVDKEKVGEEVYEMIQMMNKTSEEIFLLLDNLLKWAKNRLNKQNIFKQLTDINSIIDSTVEIYIPMAAQKGITIVPQDLNKELNGMIDIDMLKTIIRNLVSNAIKFSKSGGSITIRTRQDGNFIEVSVKDSGVGIKKEDQEKLLQPNTHFTTYGTSNEKGSGLGLMLCKDFVELHGGKLWFESEPGKGTTFFFTIALTGNNSDKN, from the coding sequence ATGGATATATTAGCATCCGATTATGCAATTCTTATTGTTGATGATGTTCCTACAAATGTAATGCTTGTACAAGCAATACTAAAAAAGCAGGGATACACTTTATATACTGCGGATAACGGTCCTAAAGCATTGGATATTTGCGAAACTAAATTACCTAATTTAGTATTGCTGGATATCATGATGCCGGGAATGGATGGCTATGAAGTGCTTAAACGTTTGAAAGATAATCCGAAAACCAACCACATACCTGTCATTATTATGTCCGCTTTAAGCGACATGCAGAGTATAGTAAAAGGTTATCAATTAGGGGCGATAGAATATGTTACGAAGCCCTTCCAACGAGAAGAACTTTTAAAACGCGTAGCCCACCGGTATGAACTATTCTGTATCAAACGTATAAAAAATGAATTAGAGGAAACAATCGAATCACGCGATAAATTGTATTCTGTAATTGCACACGATTTACGTTCTCCGCTAGGTTCTCTTAAAATGATGAACAATGCTATCTGTATGATGGTAGATAAAGAAAAAGTAGGCGAAGAGGTTTATGAGATGATCCAGATGATGAATAAGACTTCAGAAGAAATATTCCTTTTACTGGATAATTTATTGAAATGGGCAAAGAACAGATTAAATAAGCAGAACATCTTTAAGCAACTTACGGATATTAACTCTATAATCGACAGCACTGTAGAAATCTATATTCCTATGGCTGCCCAAAAAGGTATTACCATTGTTCCTCAAGACTTGAATAAAGAACTGAACGGAATGATAGATATAGATATGTTAAAGACCATTATCAGGAATTTGGTATCTAATGCTATCAAATTCAGTAAATCCGGAGGTTCTATTACTATCCGTACTCGTCAAGACGGTAACTTTATAGAAGTAAGCGTGAAAGATAGCGGTGTAGGAATTAAAAAAGAAGATCAGGAAAAACTGTTACAACCTAATACGCATTTTACAACCTACGGAACAAGTAATGAAAAGGGTTCCGGATTGGGATTAATGCTTTGTAAAGATTTTGTGGAACTCCACGGAGGAAAACTTTGGTTCGAATCCGAACCCGGTAAGGGAACCACCTTCTTCTTTACGATCGCTTTAACAGGAAATAATTCGGATAAGAACTAA
- a CDS encoding 6-bladed beta-propeller, whose amino-acid sequence MNTEKHIHLLFVFLSVTTLFSCITTDKVTRTNYNQIVLDEKYTEPVNILLDDLVTYEIIPLETTEKSLLDKDYEVQHIDSSLIIITNDRRGEVFFFNRDGKFKNSFVCKGGGPGEIHNRIYGCFWDAQNKEIYINDGFANRILVFNVQGKHMRTLSIEEEFFIGRHITDFDKNSFLIYDEKNMDTSDKYMMAQANPYPYVLLSKADGKKTGQLPFFIFKRLSSTFYRTIGSHFEMVSSSPAGIPFKKFGNELIICDLGLDDIYKFSLKTNTAISLFSKVPKLQNQEFPKTVVELLDYNDKYVTFKRSVNYYDFDNKVPGESDMFVYDQQKKSFYRAKFSHKDLGVRYAYMSRLNNPVLPKNMEYDVITAEDLLESYQKGELKDSKLKEIASTMKEDDNDILVLTLYNY is encoded by the coding sequence ATGAATACTGAAAAACATATACATTTGTTATTCGTGTTCTTATCGGTAACTACGCTATTTTCCTGTATAACTACTGACAAAGTAACAAGAACAAATTATAATCAGATTGTATTAGACGAAAAATACACTGAGCCTGTGAATATTTTGTTAGATGATCTGGTAACTTATGAGATTATACCTTTGGAAACAACGGAAAAATCTCTTCTTGATAAAGATTACGAGGTACAACATATAGACAGCAGCTTAATTATTATTACAAACGACCGACGGGGAGAAGTTTTCTTTTTCAACAGGGATGGTAAATTTAAAAACAGTTTTGTTTGCAAAGGCGGTGGACCTGGTGAAATTCATAATCGCATTTATGGTTGTTTCTGGGATGCACAAAACAAAGAAATATACATTAATGACGGTTTCGCCAATCGGATTTTAGTTTTTAATGTTCAAGGGAAACACATGAGGACTCTTTCCATAGAAGAAGAATTTTTTATAGGTAGACACATTACGGACTTTGACAAAAACTCTTTTCTTATTTATGATGAAAAGAATATGGATACTTCGGACAAGTATATGATGGCGCAGGCAAATCCTTATCCTTATGTTTTACTTTCCAAAGCAGACGGGAAAAAGACAGGCCAACTTCCTTTTTTCATTTTTAAACGCCTGTCATCTACTTTCTATCGAACAATAGGCTCTCATTTTGAAATGGTTAGTTCTTCACCTGCCGGTATTCCTTTTAAAAAATTTGGAAATGAATTAATTATATGTGATTTGGGATTAGATGATATATATAAATTCTCACTCAAAACAAATACGGCAATATCGCTCTTTTCTAAAGTTCCGAAGTTACAAAATCAAGAATTTCCTAAAACTGTAGTAGAACTTTTAGATTATAATGATAAGTATGTTACTTTTAAAAGGTCTGTCAATTATTATGACTTTGATAACAAGGTACCAGGGGAAAGTGATATGTTTGTATATGATCAACAAAAAAAATCTTTTTATCGTGCAAAATTCTCTCATAAGGATTTAGGTGTTAGATATGCTTATATGTCGAGGCTGAATAATCCTGTACTTCCTAAAAATATGGAATATGATGTAATTACAGCAGAAGACTTGTTAGAAAGTTATCAAAAAGGAGAACTAAAAGATTCTAAACTAAAAGAAATTGCTTCTACAATGAAAGAAGATGATAATGATATTTTAGTATTAACATTATATAATTATTAA